One genomic segment of Anaerobiospirillum thomasii includes these proteins:
- the secG gene encoding preprotein translocase subunit SecG, giving the protein MYEIVIVLFLIVAIAMVALILIQQGKGAGMGASFGAGASNTVFGSAGSGGFLTRATWACVILFFGICLFIGWMQKNAHQTTDSFSNLETETTATQSAAPEAVTEDIPVVSETDAPTVDDTNDKK; this is encoded by the coding sequence ATGTACGAAATTGTTATTGTTTTATTTCTGATTGTGGCCATTGCCATGGTCGCCCTGATCCTTATACAGCAGGGCAAAGGTGCTGGTATGGGAGCCTCCTTCGGCGCCGGCGCATCAAATACAGTATTTGGCTCAGCAGGTTCAGGCGGCTTTTTAACCCGCGCTACCTGGGCTTGTGTCATTTTATTCTTCGGTATCTGCCTCTTTATTGGCTGGATGCAGAAAAATGCACATCAGACCACTGATTCATTCTCAAATCTTGAGACTGAGACAACAGCAACTCAGAGTGCAGCTCCTGAGGCTGTAACCGAAGACATTCCTGTTGTATCAGAAACTGATGCACCTACTGTTGATGATACTAACGACAAAAAATAA
- a CDS encoding TraI domain-containing protein, with the protein MHNFIQKIFCKNSKDTEEQPQAVTREQKLPLLHDTDNIRFFAYTDTLSILQENADLIDAIYERFSTLDKEAFAERIYPILHFFADHMSIVPASQGCHDSDSAGLFRHSLYVASLALEFYHTDNTFVLRRRSYDNLFYDERALLILAMLHDFTKIVTDMDIYADDKCYNFYTATLDLFLKQYLKESSYIRVVFKDKRGRCHDNVQLKAIISSLLLMRLDNLIPLLSCGHDPIELLSFDSTNIYHNAIAICDRSAVRQNHSTYNLQFLKPAMSFKSYLRMCVINLIKSLSYEINSLEAQIFVTTQGVLFAACSQPFLDLLMLVHEHSSGCNFKDDDIILQTPVNVMRKAGLLKMYGTARVIAYHRLDLYDCTVFVKGIMFVTDTDDLYSLDCHMLESKDPQIASLLAYFNDKEGREPEIICVKNRSALPYYLDESVMANIEVKYLSLEQSYLQYEKDMTNASKRRYKRKMSAVSSMVTQAKKLSVIDIQRELELLQSETETDSLMPADMVQDGTEQSSLDNTALSSQNTDKKDISVKKVRTRRKAAVSDTQDKSDNEDNIKVAPARKGRAKAVTTADADTEVKKIGRRSKKCAVLDGDMAANTQNSADNAAATAIAAEAVNMTDASDSKAGADNKAGKSTKDTHNDTTEDHNIDDSEPVQEKPEVVIDFNALQQTLNEIEQHESKEQKE; encoded by the coding sequence ATGCATAATTTTATACAAAAAATCTTTTGTAAAAACTCTAAAGACACAGAGGAACAACCACAGGCAGTCACCAGAGAACAAAAACTGCCTTTACTGCATGATACGGATAATATCAGATTTTTTGCCTATACTGATACTTTGAGTATATTGCAGGAAAATGCAGATCTTATAGATGCCATCTATGAGAGATTTTCAACTCTTGATAAGGAGGCATTTGCCGAGCGCATCTACCCTATTTTGCATTTTTTTGCCGATCATATGTCAATTGTGCCAGCCTCACAGGGCTGTCATGACAGTGACAGCGCCGGTCTTTTCAGGCATTCACTGTATGTGGCATCATTAGCCCTTGAGTTTTATCATACTGACAATACCTTTGTGCTGCGCCGCAGATCTTATGACAATCTTTTTTATGATGAAAGAGCGCTTTTGATTCTTGCCATGCTCCATGACTTTACTAAAATTGTCACTGATATGGATATTTATGCAGATGATAAGTGCTATAACTTTTATACAGCCACATTAGATCTGTTTTTAAAACAGTATCTTAAAGAGAGCAGCTATATAAGAGTTGTCTTTAAGGATAAAAGAGGCCGCTGCCATGATAATGTGCAGCTAAAAGCCATCATCTCCTCACTGCTCTTAATGCGCCTTGATAATTTAATCCCTCTGCTCTCTTGCGGTCATGATCCTATTGAGCTTTTGAGTTTTGACAGCACCAATATCTATCACAATGCCATTGCCATCTGCGACAGAAGCGCTGTAAGACAAAATCACAGCACTTACAATCTGCAGTTTTTAAAACCGGCTATGTCTTTTAAAAGCTATCTGCGCATGTGTGTTATAAATCTTATCAAATCTTTGAGCTATGAGATAAACTCTCTTGAGGCGCAGATCTTTGTAACAACACAGGGTGTGCTCTTTGCGGCCTGCTCACAGCCATTTTTAGATCTGCTTATGCTTGTGCATGAGCATAGCTCTGGCTGTAATTTTAAGGATGATGACATCATACTGCAGACACCTGTCAATGTTATGCGCAAGGCAGGCTTGTTAAAAATGTATGGCACTGCCAGGGTTATTGCCTATCATCGCCTGGATCTTTATGACTGCACTGTCTTTGTCAAAGGCATAATGTTTGTAACTGATACAGATGATCTCTACAGCCTTGACTGTCACATGCTAGAGAGCAAGGATCCGCAAATTGCATCCCTTTTAGCCTACTTTAACGATAAAGAGGGACGTGAGCCTGAAATAATCTGTGTTAAAAACCGCTCAGCTCTGCCCTACTATCTTGATGAGAGTGTCATGGCCAATATTGAGGTCAAATACCTCTCCTTAGAGCAAAGCTATCTGCAGTATGAAAAGGATATGACCAATGCCAGCAAGAGACGCTACAAAAGAAAAATGAGTGCTGTTTCATCTATGGTGACTCAGGCTAAAAAGCTCTCTGTCATTGATATACAAAGAGAGCTTGAGCTTTTACAAAGTGAGACAGAGACAGACAGTTTAATGCCTGCAGATATGGTACAAGATGGCACAGAGCAGAGCTCTTTGGACAATACAGCTTTGAGCAGTCAGAATACAGATAAAAAAGACATTTCTGTTAAAAAGGTCCGTACACGCAGAAAAGCTGCAGTATCAGATACACAAGATAAGAGCGATAATGAGGATAATATTAAAGTTGCCCCTGCAAGAAAAGGCAGGGCTAAAGCTGTAACAACAGCTGATGCTGACACTGAGGTTAAAAAGATTGGCAGACGCAGCAAAAAATGCGCAGTTTTAGATGGTGATATGGCAGCTAATACACAAAACAGTGCGGATAATGCTGCTGCCACAGCTATAGCTGCAGAGGCTGTAAACATGACAGATGCATCTGACAGTAAGGCAGGTGCAGACAATAAAGCAGGTAAAAGCACTAAAGATACACATAATGATACCACAGAGGATCACAATATAGATGACAGTGAACCTGTACAGGAAAAACCTGAGGTGGTTATTGATTTTAATGCCCTGCAGCAGACTTTAAATGAAATTGAGCAGCATGAGAGCAAGGAGCAGAAGGAGTAG